One genomic window of Cololabis saira isolate AMF1-May2022 chromosome 3, fColSai1.1, whole genome shotgun sequence includes the following:
- the LOC133441204 gene encoding uncharacterized protein LOC133441204, with amino-acid sequence MQVVNPTNKPASQTVTLIYTPKSAQYPDGRYDALINNTVIFTDGKTSLFHAFAQGIKPNAGQHEVTLEANRLRSMEAAALLRNPGQWEGLIKRSEWTQRVRGGNWYMAEGAEPNRIIKDSKTVTIPGVWKVRQYKEWQKHATQNPEIGKILNTDRQPPVRSMLEAKNMNLSGKLAQSMLKERAKSSPLDPNLKTDVQKYRGHEFPAVYGPKKAHSPFADSKYEDFRSNLAMTMSKDDVEGTFKLTILGAMMRQLDGGSSSNTLQMKRKNTSRLAMFDLSFQEQSLKLVDGWFSRLQGSGVMTVDHHLTMTTWIKRKGYRDQNDPHTVQITNFLQ; translated from the coding sequence ATGCAAGTGGTGAACCCAACCAATAAACCTGCCAGTCAAACTGTCACACTGATCTACACACCAAAGAGTGCCCAATATCCCGATGGCCGTTATGATGCGTTAATCAATAACACGGTCATATTCACAGACGGCAAGACCTCACTGTTTCATGCTTTTGCACAAGGCATTAAACCAAATGCTGGTCAACATGAGGTCACATTGGAAGCAAACCGGCTCAGGTCCATGGAGGCTGCTGCTCTGCTCAGAAACCCCGGCCAATGGGAGGGTTTAATCAAGCGCTCAGAGTGGACTCAAAGAGTCAGAGGTGGAAACTGGTACATGGCAGAGGGAGCTGAACCAAACAGGATCATCAAAGACAGCAAAACAGTAACCATACCAGGGGTTTGGAAAGTGAGACAATACAAGGAATGGCAAAAACATGCAACTCAAAATCCAGAAATTGGAAAAATCCTTAATACGGACCGTCAGCCACCAGTCCGTAGTATGCTGGAAGCTAAAAACATGAACCTGAGTGGCAAACTAGCACAGTCTATGCTTAAAGAGAGAGCAAAGTCTTCTCCTCTGGATCCCAACCTGAAAACGGATGTGCAGAAATATCGTGGCCATGAATTTCCAGCTGTTTATGGGCCTAAAAAGGCACACAGTCCGTTTGCAGATTCAAAATATGAAGACTTTAGATCAAACTTGGCTATGACCATGAGTAAAGATGATGTTGAGGGAACCTTCAAACTGACGATCCTCGGTGCGATGATGAGACAGCTGGACGGCGgcagcagctccaacacccTGCAGATGAAGAGGAAGAATACGAGCAGGCTGGCCATGTTTGATCTCAGTTTTCAGGAACAAAGTCTGAAGTTGGTGGACGGATGGTTCAGCCGGCtgcaggggtcaggggtcatgaCGGTCGACCATCACCTCACCATGACGACCTGGATCAAAAGAAAGGGCTACAGGGACCAAAATGATCCACACACGGTCCAAATCACCAACTTCCTGCAGTGA